The following is a genomic window from Amaranthus tricolor cultivar Red isolate AtriRed21 chromosome 10, ASM2621246v1, whole genome shotgun sequence.
TAGGACTTGCAACTATTTAAACACCTCTCTAGCAAAATGCATCATATGCTCTAGAGTCTAAATTGATTCAAGAACTTGATTATCTTTTTTGCTTTAGCTATATCTTAGATTTTGATACCTCATGAAGTACAAATTATAGTAGTACAATTTATTATTCTcctatttcatatttttatagaatagcttgaattttgaaaaaaaaaagtgcaaTTCCTTTCAAAAGAATCATTAAGtacttttaaaaaacaaaagctAGAGGCTTGGAGTCTCcaaccaaaaaaattataaataagtaaatttcATTACCTACAAGAACACTAATATGAGaaatatttttcaatgaacaacaAAGTAGGAATTTTTATCTAGTATCTTGTCTAACTCTACTTTAGCAAATCACTGCCTTTATAAAAATGTCGCCACTTAAGAGTCAAAAATCCATAGTCCATACATTTCaataatttcacataaataattaaaaataaagcaGTCAAAATTTAGAATGCAATTTGACTCAAAGCATCGAGCTAAACaattaccaaataaacaaaactgATAATTATAACTAAGTAAACTAACAGAGATTGATGAAACTTCATAAACTGTTGTCATCAGCCTAAAATTTCAACTCAAAGCAACTTATTAAACTAGTCAACAAAGCTTCACCGGATTAACAACCGATAGGCGTAATACATCAAGCGAATACAAACTAGAAAAAAACAGAAATtccgagaaaaaaaaaatcttcacttaaaaaatgataatattataaaacaaaaattgatcGAGCTTCACATACTGTAATCACTTAAGAATTTCATATTTCAACTCACAATTCCACAAGACTTCATCCGATTATCACATCCAAAAACATATATAGACACAACAGCTAAAATAGTGCAGAAACTCCAAGAAAATAAGtagcaaataataataataaacctgTTGGTCAAAGTTACTAGAAGATGTAGATTCTGTATTGGAAACAGAATCACTGCGATTAACACGATCAACATCAACCACCGCTTTAACAGTCGAAAAAATAGCAGAAAAGGCCGGTAAGTTTCTAGAACCTCCAACGATTCTCCGACGACGAGAACGCTTCTTAGAAAGACCGACAAAATCAGCGAAAACAAGACGTTCATTGACTGAAAAAACCGAAGGCGAAGAGTATAAAAGCTTCGGCGCCGATTGAAGCGCCATTGATGAACAATCAATCAGTATTCAAAACCTCAAAGACTGAACTCTGGAGGAGAAGATAGGGAGAGAAAGAGTGTgtggaagagagagaaaatggaaATGAATAGGATGAGGAAATGCTGAGGACCACCCGAAGAGTGGAATGGTAAAGTGGTAagattttctctctcctctgtAGGATTAGAGAGTTGTTATCAGTTGGTTTTGGCCTCTCGTATTGGTTTTATATGAAGGGAACGATACAGACGAAGAAATAGGAGGCGTCGTGTTGTGGGGAATGGGGAAAGGGAAgcgttgtttttttttttctttgcctCTCATGGGAAAAGAAAGAAGTGTGGATGTATGGATGTTTTATCTGATCTTGTTATTTTAAATCTTTGGCCCTAATTTATTTGGAACTTTTGCTCAAATAATGCTTTAATTATGTCAGGATGTATAGTAAATGATGATATTTGGTAGTTGATAGTTGATTATAGTGACTGATTTAATcagttaattttgttaattgttttAACCAGCTGATTTTAAATTCGCTGCTATAAACACTTGGTTCAAAAGCAGTTTATTCATAACagtaagttgtttcaaccaatTAATATACCGAACATTAGCATTGGATGACCATTCAACTCtctatttgtatcaaaataagctactCATAAGCTAATTTGtcaaattagagatattaatgatAGAAATAAGCTAATTTGTCAAATATGTCCACTACCTTCTATTCAGCATAAGTATCTCATTTGActtgacactattcatcaatcattcttaagttgtattttattttttaatctctAAACTATAACATTCTATGCTAGATTTTGATTGATTCTTCTCAataaaaagattattaatatcaatttttttataattttattattcacaattagagatattaatgatAGAAATAGTAAATTTGCAAATGTGATCAGTTAATTAGAACACttaatatgaataaaaaaaagtataaattttCAATGTAATGTgtaaatgaataaaatttctAAGAACTTCAATTTATTGGTCTACCATCTTCATAACTATTAACTAACAATGTGTGTTCATATGACCTATAATTCAAATCATGCATAAAAACAtccaaaatttacaaaatagtaactaaaaataaacaaagtagTAAAGAATGATAAACAATTCAAAAGTTAATAAGATAGTCATAGAAATTATCATAAAATTTTCCAACTATataaattatgtattttttttaagtgtgtGGTGCTCATGCATGACACAATTTTTAAGCTATTAGCTTTCTAAATAAAAAACTTATTGTAGTGAATAGTAATATTGTTCAaaaaatttatgtatatatctggtgattaacttaatttcaaataaaaaaaatattattattcaaaataaaaatatgacacTTACTCGCAAGCGGGATGATtattactcccttctattcagcttatgtgtcccattttcttttatggtcaagttaCCTTAATtgttctatttctatttttggtatgggtttttgacttttatgcccttagtaactttattctattttcaattatacttttcgttacccatactaattttccttctttatattaaaaaactcataatatcactctctttcctacccttaagatcccacttttaactctccttaaaatctgtaaaaagtcaaatagaaCTCTTAagataaataggagggagtataattttattaGTTGCAACTCGCAAGTTGCAAGAGGACTTTTCAAAGTATCTAAAGGTCAAGAGTAAAGACATTGTGGGTCCTAGTAGCCATCTTATTCCCTCTTAGAAGTGTTATTTTTTTCTTCGAATTAAAATTGTGAGCATGTCTTGAATGCTCACCTTTAAATTTTAATGGCATATCGACACTTATCCGTTATAACAGCCACATGCTATAGAATCTTACCAAATTGACCCAAAGAAAAACACCTCATTTCGAGCAATAGGAACTAATTCCTAAAatcatccaaaaaaaaaatattccccACCCTTTATCCTATTCTCTACAAAATTACTTTCCGATTATTTAGAATTTGTCTCATCTgatcaaaaaatattattaaatataaaaatggaataaatTTAAAGGCACGAAATAGTAGTTTAGtagttgttatttttaattCCGATCGACTTTTCATAGTCTTGTCACTTGTAGTGGCTCTTTTAAGTTGGAATTTATTGCTACTATACATTGTGTTTCAAGTTCAAACACATACATGATACATCTATTGTCTAGCATGAGTAGAGTACCTTATACTAAGTTACGGTACAACTGTCTAGTATCTTTAGAAATAATGGTCTAAGTATACTTTTTATTGTCCATGTAGTATGCTTGAAACACACAAGTAAAGGTAAAACGAATTGACGCATGTATTACATTTTTCGTGTAAATCAATTCAATTTTCACTAAccttattttaaattctcactTCCTTAACTTACCCAGTATTATAAAAGAGTTGGATCATATATATGAACAAATATGGGTAACCACAGGTTGTATCATGTGTTATTCATCAAAAGCCAAGCCTTTGACATGTCACGACATGATAAAGGAGGGTCACCCATGCCAAGTCATGTCATGTCGCGTGCCTGTCcatcttttcctttttttctatCAATTTTTTAGTGTCTATTGGAAACTATCAAGTCTAAGGGGCCATACATTTAAGAATGAGTAAAGCTAATTAATAGTGCTGCTAGCACTAGTCGTATTGTGTTGTGCTCATGCCGCCTACATCATGGCTAAAACCTTGCTCAACTTTACCcgaaattttgtaaaaaataaactttctaaaaaaaattctcaaagtGAGCATGGTAAAATTTtgtttcccaaaataagcgtctttcaGTCAAAGCCTAAAGAATGGCattgttcgctattactaaaAATAAGCAATTACTAAAACCGAGTTAAAAAATCATTCAACAATCGTTCGTTGGTATTAACAGAGGACGATTAATGGGCTGACTTTTTAACTTGATTGACTGCCCTTATCTTAAACGTTAATGGCCCACCGGCCACCATTAATAACGAGCGATTACTAAAACTAAGTCAAGTGAGAGCTATCTATCCTCTTAAGCTACACACCAATGATTGTTGATCCAAGTTAGATACTTGTTCAATACGAGAATGAATATAGATTTAGGGCTTCAAGTGAGAGCTATCTATCCTCTTAGAGCTACACACCAATGATTTTAATACTCCtttcgaaccaatttagttgtcccatttgtttgggcacggttattaaaaatggtgtggggtccattaaaaaggataagtagtgaagggtagttgggtaagtaaggtatgtggaggtatattcgtaattacgtgtgtgaactagagatatttaggtaaaaaaagattgacaaaaatagaaatgtgacaactaaaatgactttgccaaataagaaaatgggacaactaaattggttcggagggagtataaactAAAACCAAACGAAATGAAATTTGATTTGCTTAAATTACAAACATAATATTAGATATTTCGATGTGCCATATAACGAACAAAGGAAGTAGAAACAAGGGGTAGGAACAACTACATACTTTTCACAAAACAGGTCGAATAACCGCAGGACAAAACATTTGCCGAAACAGGTTTCCTACCATCTTCTATAGTATACAAAAGGCAAATTTACACAATGCCCGAAAAAGGGGAACTCAAGCCTCACACTCCTAACTCGCCCCACGCGTTTGTATGCTCTATAAGCACGCTGTACAATGTCTGATTTTACTCAGTTTCATAGCAGCGATACCCAAACATGGACAATCAGCTGGTAACGCTCCGAGTGCTGCGCCTGATGAAAAAAATACCACTGGGACAACTAGCACACAAAATGGCCCCAAGTATCACATGTTTCAAATAGGCGCGTCTCATTTTAGCATAGTCAACGAATATTTGGCTGGGTACCTGAATCCTGTCGAGGGTTCTGTGGAACCATAAATCAATCCGAGAGAAGAAACAGATGGGTCCTTATTTGGCAGCATACCAGTTTTGAGCGCATTTAGCATCTACGGAAAGCTCGACAGTAAGAATGTTTTTTCCGTTAAAGGGTTTCGACATGCATTCAACTACTATTGCCTTTGCTGTTTCTGCTGATTCTGAAGGTCCTTCCAATATCACTTCATCATGAACCTgctttaagaataataatgatCGTTATATTCCACTAAAATAGAGTAGTTCATTACATGAGTCACACTCATTgtgtaaaaacaaggctgcATCGCATCAGCAGTGTTATaaagattttcaaaataaacgacCTGATATTTCCCGTGTTGTAAAAGATGTAAAAAGACCCGCATTTTAGGCTGTATCaaggatatcttatggtttcaaGTGATATTTAGGAATTAAAATAACCGAATTACTCCCGTTATTGCATCACTGTTCCGTTACCGTAATCGCAaccgttaccgcatttttacattATAAACACACTCGAGAATGAATGAGAATTTGGTAAAATTTACAATCGCATCCAACATATATTGAACTAAGAAGCAATTTCTCAGCACAAATCTTGGAGAAAATAGACATTAAActgaatcaaatttacatttttaagtCAAAACTGATACCCTACCCATGTCATTGATGGAATTTTTGTACTAACATTTCATGTAAAATACCTAGGGTGATGATCCGTTGTTatgattcttttttctttttccggcACATAGTGACCATCTAAAAAGAGTAGATTTCTTCCCAAGGCAAAGAAATGAAAGAAGAGACATGATAGTCAATTCAGAACTTCAATTAAATGGCTCCCATTTAGGCAGGGCTTGGGGAGGCTGTATACACACAACCTTCTCTTTCTAATAAGTTACAAATGACCATTGTTTACAAACACCATTAACTTCACAAAAATAAGACgtgcacatgatttaacgaGTCATTTTACAATAGTCTATTTTATTCTCAAACCAAAGAACTACAAATCTTTGGGTccattaaaaaatagaaaaaatttggTAATTACGCAAATGCAAAAATATACTATCCTCATTATTTTAATACCTATTCTCCCAAAATGCTCTTACATAATAGTGAGAAGTGTAGCTATTAAAAAAACTACGGCAGCATTTGAGAGAATGGGTCTTGTCTCAGTGTGAGCAAGTGTCACTTCCTCGAGTAAGGTTCTGGATTCGATTCTCACTTGGTCCCACCTAGCTTACCCCTTCCCTCAGCCTAGCTTTTAATAAGTTTGTGTGTGAAGTAATCTTGAAACTTGTTTGAGGGAATCAGCGAATCATTATTTTAGACAGGTGCACAAACTGAAGATAGTGAAAGTATTTTGTCTTCTTTCAACATATCTGAAGTGGGTGACCGGTGATAGTAAGGCAAATGCAGACAAATAGGGAAAGGTCGACAAGAAGAGAGAGGAAAGGGAGGAGTGAAGGGTGAAACCAACAAAACCTGCAAAAGCAACTTCCAACCAAGTTCTTTCAGCTGATTATTTCTGTCTAATTCTAGCATGGCACACATGGCAACATCAGCAGCACTTCCCTgcataaataatttgaaaagtTTCCGAACATAAGGTCGTAAAGCAAGAGCATATGAGAATCAAAGGTAAGAAAGGAAGGGGTAAATAGAGACCTGCACAGGCGTGTTGATAGCAGCTCGCTCAATATGACTTTTTTGAGGTTTAGAAGCTTCTGCCATTGAAGGGAAACGACGAGCTCTCCCGAGTAGGGTGTGAACACAACCATGTTTTGCAGCTTCTTTTTTTCGTGCTTCTTGCCATCTCAGAACCTCCTGGCGTTCTTTATACCATAAATCAACAGTTTCCTTAGCTTCTGCGACAGAAACCTAAAGCAGAAAAGCACAATATACTAAACAGTAAACATACGACAGTTTCAAAATCAGCAACACGCCGTTTAAACCAAAACTCAGTTAGTCACCTGCTACAGGAAAAAGAACATTAACATACTCGGTAGCTACAAACAATTTAGCAGGAAGAGAAGAAACCTTCCAGTCTTTAGCAAGTCCAATGGGAGTTTTCCCATAAGCAATGGAAAAATTGAGCATCTTTGCTTTCCTTCTTTCTGAGCCAAAAGCATCCTGCAATTTGcaaattggagattttataAGAAATCAAGTTTAACGGAATCATAAAATTGGAAAATTACCTAGAAATGAAAAGGTCCCTTATTTCCATTGAGCCAAAGATTAATGACTTCTAATCGTGAGACGGCTTAATATGGGCAACCCCAATCCcaatatttagttttaaaaagaaatcggaaaaaagaaaatagtttttcatttacttaattaattatgtaaaaaaacattaaatggGTTGCTTGCATGgacccgtctcatggtgagacggtctcatacaagacctgcagttatgtgaagttgcaaatgatgtATGCTACCAAGGGTCAACTGAAAACAACCTTTATGTTATCTCTAATAAGGGAAAGGCGTACATTTGACCCTCCAAATATTTGTAAAACAAGCATTTAGGTAACAGAATGTTATTGTAACTAGAAACAAAAAGAATAGTGACTTGCAAAACAGAACACCAAAATTAAAAGCAACTCAACATGCAAGTAacttgtaataaaaaaattctactCGCACCCTATCTTACACGGCCATGTCATTTCCAAATCCACATGTCTCACGGCTGTTCAAATGAATCATTCTAGCTCGTCCATCACATATCAAACCCTCTATTACAATTTGCATTACAAAGATAAGAGTCAATATTTTTGTGTACCTTAAGTAGAGGAACAGGAGGCTTTTCTTGACCAGGTTGAGGATGCCATTCAAGAAATACTTCTTCTCGTTGAACCGCTTCCCGAATATATGGATACATATTCATGGCTGTTCTTGAATGGAAATCTCCACCAGCTTCAAATGCTTCTTTCATACTCTTACAGTCCGCAAGATGTGCAAGAATCCTAAGTTCAAGCTACAATAAGGGTATAACAATTAAATCTATATCATAATTAGGAACTTTTTTAATAGTGTATATAGATAAGTGAAGCATTAAAAGGCAGTAGACCAACCTGCCCATAATCAGCAACAATAAGTGAGTTTCCAGGGGCAGCAACAAATGCTTGGCGAATTTTGTATCGGTCTTTCTCTAAAGCAGGTTGATTCTGATGGGTGGCAGAAAAATGTATCGGTATTCCAAAACAcataatttaaaagtttagcTTATGTGGTATTGTACAATCACTCCTAGCAATGTATGAAAACAGAATGGCATAAATTACATAACAAAGCTAAACTTACAGAGCATGAATGTAATATTTATGCACTATGTATCTctgtaaattcaaaaaaaaaatgttcgcAGTTATACTTATGCTCAAAGCTGTTATCTCAGAAAAATAAGTACCTGTAAGTTTGGTCTCCTAGCAGACAAGCGGCCAGTTTCTGTATTTATGTTTAATGAGCAATGAATACGCTTGTTTCTCCCAGACACATGACTTCCCTGAGATATATAGCACAAACGTTCAGATTTAGCTTCCAGATCTTGAGTTTAAACTGGCCCAAAGATCGGAATGTTTTAACTCCAACCAAGCATATCCAACCCTTTATTGTGATGCATTAGAAGGCAAAAAGGAAGATTTTATTGTATGCGTGTTCTTCTAGATCTCGCTTGTGCTATAACCTCGTTTTGCGCTAGGAACTGGCCTAGAATGATAGTTGGTGCTATAACCTCGTTTTGAGCAAGCTTTCAAATGTGATGATTTCTTCACTTACAATCTAACGTTATAACCTCGTTTCAGTTTCTTTTTTACTGCTTCAATAGAATTTGTCCTTCCCAGCCCTCTACTCGAATACCCTTCTACATAAGCGTCAAGTCCATGTTTATGTGTGCACACTCTCAGTGTGTATGAGTAAGCTGTTAGTAGACACTTGACCCTCACACAAACGCATCAATCATGACTGATGATAGTAAGCATGACCCATGAAGGTTTCTAACAAGTAAAAAGTGAAGGGCATAGTTCAAACTGGTGAACATGGATACCAACACCATGAATCAACATCAAGACTTACAAGAGCCCAACGATGAACTAAGATTTAAGCACAAATGGAGGCCTTATGGGATCTGACAAGATATTTAAGCATTGTTTGTATTTTCTTTTAGCATGACTacatataatcatatatatatgtatgtatgtatcgtatatatacacacatacaaaTGTATATATACGCAAGCCTGCACGCataaacacaaaacacacatgCATGAAAAGTTGAGGGGGGAGTATTTACCTGTAAAGGAAGAATGAAGTTTGATATCAATGAATCAATAGAGCAAATTTCAATCAAGGCAGCAATAGCATGACAGGCCTCCATCCCTTCTTTTCCTCTTCCAAAAGCATCATAAGCTGTTCCGTAAGCAGAAAGGTCGACGTCTTTTTTTCCCGGGTTATGTGATTCATCAACCAGAGGATCTTCAAAGGCATCACCTGCAAAATCATATTCTGCAGATACTTTCCCAGCAATAGCTTTTAAGGCATCTCCGCTCACCGATGGCCAACCACTCGGGGCAAAAAAGTCAGTTTGTATACTATCACCAATTTTATGCAACGTAATGTCACGAAACTTTTTTGCAGTCTTCTTTCCTTCTTCAATAACGTTATCAATATTTGGGATCTTAAACTTTCTCTCAGTTGGGAGACATTCGTTATGGTTTTTCCTgtaacaattgaaaaaaaaaagctgaTGTCAACAAAGATAACAGAAAGGCTCTAAATCCTTTGTCTTTGCAAAaatctattttttatcatcttaaaTAAGCCACGATATATAGAGTCGGGgacataaacaaaaaataaatgtaagatATCATCGGTAACAATTCATTTGTTGCCAATAATGAATAACTTCCATAAAATAATCAACCTCACATAAAACCAAACTGGTTCTCAAAAGCATATGCGATGCTAATCAATCACTCGTTCACAGGACTTCGTGGTGTGGCTCATTAGCTTATTTCCCGTATGCATCCCTTTttctttgagtttttttttttaaaaaaataggtaCTATATCTTTTAATTTATCCTCACATCTTGTTTGTTCTCCAAAGAGGTACGTTTATCAATTCATTCCAATTTCCAACTTGCCTAAACATTTCCGGGCCCCAAATTGAACAGGAATACCATCTAACTATCAAAAAACACAAtgttatttcattttctttaaaacTATCCAGACAGACATAGCAAGAATGGTTCGACCCAAGTTCTGGGCAACACTGAACTAGACAATTCaactaaatcaaaatttctGATCTGCATTAATCAAGCCTAGGATCCTCCAACTTTCTTCCACAAAAATTAAACtccaaaaaatgaaattatgCGAAAGGAAAAGTTTTTAAAGCTGAATCACGCGTTCCGGAATCCTCTAACTTGCTAAGTAGTCCAATCAAATCAATAACGATAGACGATTTCCCAGGATGGATGAAAAGGCACAGATTGTCAAAAGGGAGCATTGAAATGAATAATATGAAGTAGAATAGAATTGGTAGTGTTACTCTTATACTGATAGGTTCTCCACTCCCACATCATTAACATTTTGAAATAACAACACCAACAATTGTGTGTCAccaaaaaacattttaaatgtCTAAACAAAAGGCAAACGAGATAAGGCACCCAATCCaacatataaaaaattgatGGGATTGACGAGAAAAAAATTCATGGCATTCAAGGGATAAAATGTTTTCTGCAAAAAATTTAAAGGACACAACAAGAGATGATGATGGaattaaaacaacaaatacCTGTTGCATATGCCACCAAAAAGAAGTGTTCTCAATTGTGTGTCACTTCCTACATTCATATACATAGCATCACTGCAGTATTTAGAAGCCCAATTTCGAAAACGATCAGCAGCAACTTCTTGCTGGACGATAGCCACTTTCTCCACTTCCGAGAGATATGCTCGGTCAACTAGCATACCTTCAGTTTCCATTTGCACAAGAAGTTCACCAAATGGCTTCCAATAGTTCTCATAGAAACCAAGCATATTTCCCATACATTTACCATCCATTATCCATAGCATTTTTGATAACTTTGACTTCAGGCTCTCATAAAGCTTCAAAGTACTGATGGAATCTAATGAAGAATAGCATATCCATGGTTGCCTTTCTTCTCTTTGCAGCTCCTCAACTGAAGGAAGAGTGATGGTTTTCCCCAAAGAaccatctttttttatttttctcttgcCAAAAATGGTTTTCATTGAAACTTTTCCCATTAGATCTTCATTTAGGGACACCTTATTCTCAGACATGACATTGGGATTACTTGTTAGTGCCTCAAGGGAGTACCCACCATCAGTCCGTCTTGAAGAATCCCACAATCGAGCCATGTGCATTGTATCAGCATGGAATCCAGAAAGCTTAATCCCATAGTTCTCTATAACATGGCAATCAAAGCTGTAATTGTGCCACACCTACATAATGAAACCAAAAACCAATCATAGACAGCAACAAGTCTGAATATCCAAGCAAGGTAGTTACTATCATAATCTAATGGTTGAACTAGAAAGAAACATTATTACATTTTATATGTAGTAAGGTCGGTGATGAGTGCTATTTTATAGCACTTTTGTGTGACTTTTAATTCAATGCAGGTTTAGAGGTGCTTGCTCTATGTAAATGTGATATTTTGAGCTAAGGATGCGTTTAGAGCAAAAATGTCGACTCCTTGCAGTTTGCTATGTACTAAAGACATGAAATTATTTTGGGGCCTTATCGTGAGGTTGAGTTGATAGAGAAGATCAAGATAAAGAAAATGAACAAAAGCCATATCAAGTTGTCACGACTCATAGGAGCACAAGAAAGTCTCCTTAGAGCTCAAGAGAAGACACCTCGAGCCCTGTAGTTGAGGGGCCCACCATGGGTGTTGCCTTGTTCAACAACTATAGTCTAGAGCACTATAGTTAGTCTAGAACTACTACAATTGCATACCACCATTCATTTAAAAACTGGAATGTTCCTGTAGAAACATTCAATATCAATCATATTTTGACAGGCATTGGTGACGGACAGAGGCATATACTTGTATTCATTTGACATTATTTGCTTCAAACCTGAATAAGTATAAAGTATGCAACTGAGCACACTTTTCAAAATTGATCCTTGGTGCCAAATTTGTCAGATTTTTTTAAGTAATATATCACCCAAAGTATTGATCCAAAATACTTAAAGATAACTCACCTTTTTTATCGATGAGTCTTCAAAGAATGGAGCAAATTCAGCCAATATATCCTTGCCACCACCATCTAGAACGTCTACCCATATACAATTTTTCCC
Proteins encoded in this region:
- the LOC130826144 gene encoding DNA polymerase I B, chloroplastic/mitochondrial-like isoform X1 gives rise to the protein MTLSANAFSSKASYYPPLLWVCSHHRSPSWVVPFHTRFFRSSRKWEDMRHRPIQYKRSEDDEILTVMELKHPESMFSTGPYANSIKTNGMTLRPRKYEESSQPTMVRLPDKALWIQQTLSVKNSKMMYRQSAKEPEVSSSKDTLENCDQNSVGESINASSGFTGISSTTASHCFAASAVDVEDHFDQTNEEIGEELHESDDVSRKAPCANGLSTKNDLSNINLSDEWSNVTLKSALDDNQLLRESKTALSANGLSSVKELDVLQETDDLNENSVLLDLNDSQSDEQQALQRRLCCIFDEVLVVDNVLAARKVVHLLTHEHRHRVHACDTEVSTIDVKLETPVDHGQIICFSIYSGKDVDYGNGKNCIWVDVLDGGGKDILAEFAPFFEDSSIKKVWHNYSFDCHVIENYGIKLSGFHADTMHMARLWDSSRRTDGGYSLEALTSNPNVMSENKVSLNEDLMGKVSMKTIFGKRKIKKDGSLGKTITLPSVEELQREERQPWICYSSLDSISTLKLYESLKSKLSKMLWIMDGKCMGNMLGFYENYWKPFGELLVQMETEGMLVDRAYLSEVEKVAIVQQEVAADRFRNWASKYCSDAMYMNVGSDTQLRTLLFGGICNRKNHNECLPTERKFKIPNIDNVIEEGKKTAKKFRDITLHKIGDSIQTDFFAPSGWPSVSGDALKAIAGKVSAEYDFAGDAFEDPLVDESHNPGKKDVDLSAYGTAYDAFGRGKEGMEACHAIAALIEICSIDSLISNFILPLQGSHVSGRNKRIHCSLNINTETGRLSARRPNLQNQPALEKDRYKIRQAFVAAPGNSLIVADYGQLELRILAHLADCKSMKEAFEAGGDFHSRTAMNMYPYIREAVQREEVFLEWHPQPGQEKPPVPLLKDAFGSERRKAKMLNFSIAYGKTPIGLAKDWKVSVAEAKETVDLWYKERQEVLRWQEARKKEAAKHGCVHTLLGRARRFPSMAEASKPQKSHIERAAINTPVQGSAADVAMCAMLELDRNNQLKELGWKLLLQVHDEVILEGPSESAETAKAIVVECMSKPFNGKNILTVELSVDAKCAQNWYAAK
- the LOC130826144 gene encoding DNA polymerase I B, chloroplastic/mitochondrial-like isoform X2 encodes the protein MLSLLKLLIILPFYGFVLIIALLRGLFHFILVSSVPAENVYREDMRHRPIQYKRSEDDEILTVMELKHPESMFSTGPYANSIKTNGMTLRPRKYEESSQPTMVRLPDKALWIQQTLSVKNSKMMYRQSAKEPEVSSSKDTLENCDQNSVGESINASSGFTGISSTTASHCFAASAVDVEDHFDQTNEEIGEELHESDDVSRKAPCANGLSTKNDLSNINLSDEWSNVTLKSALDDNQLLRESKTALSANGLSSVKELDVLQETDDLNENSVLLDLNDSQSDEQQALQRRLCCIFDEVLVVDNVLAARKVVHLLTHEHRHRVHACDTEVSTIDVKLETPVDHGQIICFSIYSGKDVDYGNGKNCIWVDVLDGGGKDILAEFAPFFEDSSIKKVWHNYSFDCHVIENYGIKLSGFHADTMHMARLWDSSRRTDGGYSLEALTSNPNVMSENKVSLNEDLMGKVSMKTIFGKRKIKKDGSLGKTITLPSVEELQREERQPWICYSSLDSISTLKLYESLKSKLSKMLWIMDGKCMGNMLGFYENYWKPFGELLVQMETEGMLVDRAYLSEVEKVAIVQQEVAADRFRNWASKYCSDAMYMNVGSDTQLRTLLFGGICNRKNHNECLPTERKFKIPNIDNVIEEGKKTAKKFRDITLHKIGDSIQTDFFAPSGWPSVSGDALKAIAGKVSAEYDFAGDAFEDPLVDESHNPGKKDVDLSAYGTAYDAFGRGKEGMEACHAIAALIEICSIDSLISNFILPLQGSHVSGRNKRIHCSLNINTETGRLSARRPNLQNQPALEKDRYKIRQAFVAAPGNSLIVADYGQLELRILAHLADCKSMKEAFEAGGDFHSRTAMNMYPYIREAVQREEVFLEWHPQPGQEKPPVPLLKDAFGSERRKAKMLNFSIAYGKTPIGLAKDWKVSVAEAKETVDLWYKERQEVLRWQEARKKEAAKHGCVHTLLGRARRFPSMAEASKPQKSHIERAAINTPVQGSAADVAMCAMLELDRNNQLKELGWKLLLQVHDEVILEGPSESAETAKAIVVECMSKPFNGKNILTVELSVDAKCAQNWYAAK